The following proteins come from a genomic window of Coffea arabica cultivar ET-39 chromosome 11c, Coffea Arabica ET-39 HiFi, whole genome shotgun sequence:
- the LOC113716513 gene encoding uncharacterized protein, translating to MSKGRITTKSTSNPNEEEGSSIDLRRGPWTLEEDNLLIHYITCNGEGRWNSLAKCAGLKRTGKSCRLRWLNYLKPDIRRGNLTPQEQLLILELHSKWGNRWSKIARHLPGRTDNEIKNYWRTRVQKQARQLNVDSNSKKFLEAIKCFWMPRLLEKMEQSSSLSSSSSISSISTPDNHNSASPSLATNKTPLASSSPLADSKKCSSDSVRIMLLQQPAAQTQENPNSSPVQTYGKNNSACNNSIEGDSCYHVDMTSYPDGEIFSHYQPPEMSAEAMESPDMNFSECQISEADNWFNDDMSAGAFWNTDELWHFRKPEVGI from the exons ATGAGCAAAGGAAGGATTACTACTAAAAGCACAAGCAATCCAAATGAAGAAGAAGGATCATCAATTGACCTAAGAAGAGGGCCATGGACTCTGGAGGAGGATAACCTTCTTATCCATTACATAACATGCAATGGTGAAGGTCGATGGAATTCACTAGCTAAATGTGCAG GGTTGAAAAGAACAGGGAAAAGTTGCAGATTGAGGTGGTTAAATTACTTAAAACCAGACATTAGGCGTGGAAACCTCACCCCGCAGGAACAACTTCTGATACTAGAACTCCATTCCAAGTggggaaacag GTGGTCAAAAATTGCACGGCACCTGCCAGGAAGAACAGATAATGAAATCAAGAACTATTGGAGAACAAGGGTGCAGAAGCAGGCACGACAACTAAACGTTGACTCTAACAGCAAGAAATTTCTTGAAGCGATCAAGTGTTTTTGGATGCCAAGATTGCTTGAAAAGATGGAGCAGAGTTCATCACTCTCCTCCTCATCATCCATTTCTTCCATTTCTACCCCAGACAATCATAATTCCGCCTCTCCTTCTTTAGCAACTAATAAAACCCCTTTGGCATCATCATCTCCATTGGCGGACTCAAAAAAATGTTCATCAGATTCTGTGAGAATAATGCTGCTGCAGCAGCCAGCTGCTCAGACTCAGGAAAATCCCAATAGCAGTCCTGTTCAAACCTATGGCAAGAATAACTCTGCATGCAACAATTCAATTGAGGGGGATAGTTGTTACCATGTGGACATGACTAGCTATCCTGATGGAGAGATTTTCAGCCATTATCAACCTCCTGAGATGTCAGCCGAAGCAATGGAATCTCCGGACATGAATTTCTCGGAATGTCAGATTTCAGAAGCTGATAATTGGTTTAATGATGACATGTCAGCAGGTGCTTTTTGGAACACGGATGAACTGTGGCATTTCAGAAAGCCAGAGGTGGGCATCTAG